The Spirochaeta cellobiosiphila DSM 17781 DNA segment ATAACACCAGGCACCATAGATTGCCATCCCTTCAAAAAGATCTGTCCAACCTTCAATAAGGAATAGCCAGCAATAAGCCCGGCGCCTATTCCCCCGATAACAAACATTAATCCCATTAAAGGGAAGGCCAGAAAGGAATACTGAGGAATAAAACCCGTACCCACAATCACAGCAAAAGCCATAGAAATACAAACCAAAAACCATGAAAGGCTTTTATATAACTTAGGAGAATATATCCCTTTGTCAGACAGTTCTGTATCAACGTCTATCGTATCAAAATGATCTTCCTGATAAGAGAGACTTTTATTCCTGTCTTTCTCCACTTTCCGCGCATAGAAAGCAACAAAGGCATAAACAAACCCATAAGTAATAACAAAGAATATCAGTCGCAGCCAGGCACCAGAGAATAGGGGTAAATCAGCTATCGTTTGAGCCACGCCTACCGTAAAAGGATTAGTCACCCCACTAGCCATACCAAAGGCCATAGGGAGTAAGGACATACCCAAACCTGTAAGGCTATCCCACCCTAAGCGCTTAGCCATAGGCACAATAAAAATAATCAGAGGAACAAGACCTTCATAGACACCCAAGAATGAAGGCAAGAGCATCAGAACAAATATCATAATACCCATAAGAAGGTATTTGCGATCTTTAAATCTCTTAATCAGACTATCCATTAACACATCCATCACATGAATACGTTCCAAGATTGTGATAGAGCCTCCTACGAAGAGTAGGAATAGAATGATCGTATAAAGGGTAACAGCTCCCGAATTAAA contains these protein-coding regions:
- a CDS encoding YfcC family protein, whose translation is MKPEKDSMELKDSSLKVGVRSFLMALGILLVLMIASGVMTKVLPAGQYDRTVEGSRTLIITGSYHPIPQPEYPFWRWFTAPVEILFNSGAVTLYTIILFLLFVGGSITILERIHVMDVLMDSLIKRFKDRKYLLMGIMIFVLMLLPSFLGVYEGLVPLIIFIVPMAKRLGWDSLTGLGMSLLPMAFGMASGVTNPFTVGVAQTIADLPLFSGAWLRLIFFVITYGFVYAFVAFYARKVEKDRNKSLSYQEDHFDTIDVDTELSDKGIYSPKLYKSLSWFLVCISMAFAVIVGTGFIPQYSFLAFPLMGLMFVIGGIGAGLIAGYSLLKVGQIFLKGWQSMVPGVILILLAYSVKYIIDQGGITDTILYRSATAIKGAPPSLSALLVYVMTLGMNFFIGSASAKAFLMMPILVPLADLVGITRQTAVLAFGFGDGFSNMLFPTNPLLLIALSLTVISYPKWFRWTLILQAFMAGLSILFLFIATSIGFGPF